The Aureispira anguillae genome contains a region encoding:
- a CDS encoding DUF7619 domain-containing protein: MKTGLFFIACLILFVNHTKAQTAAIPDTVFEQRLIQLGIDSDGLVNGQILKSDASGITTLQLNNTTGTPKITDLTGIGTFVDLVDLYCQNNDLDSIDVSGNLNLAYLFCANNNLKELDLSLNTGLLRLDCSGNDFDSIDISNNLALERLHCNNNNLRELDLTNHNALKRLYCTNNHLSTIDLSNNTLLDKLDCSANDLAVLEVTNNTALTMLYCHDNNLGLLDISNNTALLNFNCTGNLHYLRICVWDLAVANGFWGGKDPSARYSEDCFPLAVEGRVAIDDNFNCIADSLEQGLALQYLKFERLSDTTEVYTLSYDNLGNYLAYLDTGTYLVTLIPSGPYWQACPLSQTVTIDTNYQLQTLDWTLQELVACPMLEVDISAPFLRMTGGGSAYTVSYCNNGSIDAQNAYVEVDVDADLNVTNTSLPIFSQVGTVYTFDLGTVGVGQCGDFTMQVVVDTAAQFEQTHCTRVHIYPDSVCTPIWSGPRLGGVSSCQNDTVFFEIHNQGAAMAQPQDYTIIQDDIAMRVGTVQLGAGQSTIISQVAVEGSTYRIEVNQLAGYPPILGDAIFSTVVEGCNPFADGSFNTGFVTQFSNGSSSPFKAIDCQENIASYDPNDKAAQPEGYGTDHYIEQNIAIDYKIRFQNTGTDTAFNIVILDTLSNLVDIGSLQMGASSHAYNWAIEDGNVLKVSFPNILLVDSNANEPLSHGFFRYRIEQKNNNPLGAIIENQAAIYFDYNPPIYTNTTFHTIGENFVTSIVVSVDNIYEAEVEVSVFPNPFSEFTTLKVKGKEYQQLTLEVFDLAGRNMTVNQRKFNNQVQLSKGNLPTGVYFYQLKGDGKLLNTGKIVVQ; this comes from the coding sequence ATGAAAACAGGACTATTTTTTATTGCTTGTCTTATACTATTTGTAAACCATACAAAGGCACAAACTGCAGCCATACCTGATACCGTTTTTGAACAAAGGCTCATACAATTAGGGATTGATTCCGATGGATTGGTGAATGGTCAAATCCTAAAGAGCGATGCCTCAGGAATTACAACTTTGCAGTTAAATAATACAACAGGTACTCCGAAAATAACGGATCTAACAGGGATTGGTACTTTTGTAGATTTGGTGGATTTGTATTGTCAAAATAACGATTTGGATAGCATTGATGTTTCGGGTAATCTGAACTTAGCCTATTTGTTTTGTGCTAATAATAACTTAAAGGAATTGGATTTGTCCCTGAATACAGGCTTGCTTCGTTTGGATTGTTCAGGGAATGATTTTGATAGCATAGATATTTCCAATAACCTCGCTTTGGAGCGTTTGCATTGTAATAATAACAATTTGAGGGAGCTTGATCTGACCAACCACAACGCTTTGAAACGTTTGTATTGTACAAACAATCACCTTAGCACAATAGATCTTTCTAATAATACCTTATTGGATAAATTGGATTGTAGTGCTAATGACCTAGCCGTTTTAGAGGTGACCAACAATACTGCTTTGACAATGCTTTATTGTCACGATAATAATTTGGGACTACTTGATATTAGCAATAATACCGCCTTGCTTAATTTTAATTGCACAGGAAACCTACATTATCTTAGAATTTGTGTCTGGGATTTGGCAGTTGCCAATGGCTTTTGGGGCGGGAAAGATCCTTCTGCTAGGTATTCAGAAGATTGTTTTCCGCTAGCAGTAGAGGGGAGAGTGGCAATAGATGATAACTTCAATTGTATAGCAGATTCATTAGAACAAGGACTGGCTTTACAGTACTTAAAATTTGAGAGACTATCGGATACCACAGAGGTATATACGTTAAGTTATGATAATTTAGGCAATTACCTTGCTTATCTAGATACTGGAACTTATTTGGTAACCTTGATTCCTAGTGGTCCTTATTGGCAGGCTTGCCCGCTGAGTCAAACCGTAACCATAGATACCAATTACCAGCTTCAAACATTGGATTGGACCTTACAAGAACTGGTCGCTTGCCCAATGTTAGAAGTTGATATTTCAGCCCCTTTTTTGAGAATGACAGGAGGGGGGAGCGCTTATACCGTTTCTTATTGTAACAATGGGTCTATTGATGCTCAGAATGCTTATGTAGAGGTAGATGTTGATGCGGATTTGAATGTTACCAATACAAGCCTTCCTATTTTTAGCCAAGTAGGAACAGTCTATACCTTCGATTTAGGAACCGTGGGAGTAGGGCAATGTGGAGATTTTACCATGCAGGTTGTCGTAGATACTGCTGCCCAATTTGAACAAACCCACTGTACTAGAGTTCATATTTATCCCGATAGCGTTTGCACTCCTATTTGGTCTGGCCCTCGTTTGGGGGGAGTATCCAGTTGTCAAAATGATACCGTTTTTTTTGAGATACACAATCAAGGAGCGGCGATGGCGCAACCGCAGGATTATACAATTATTCAGGATGATATTGCTATGCGGGTTGGTACCGTACAGTTGGGGGCAGGGCAATCAACTATTATCTCGCAAGTGGCCGTAGAAGGAAGTACTTATAGAATAGAAGTGAATCAATTAGCAGGCTATCCTCCGATCCTAGGAGATGCTATTTTTTCTACGGTAGTAGAAGGTTGTAATCCCTTTGCAGATGGTAGTTTTAATACAGGTTTTGTTACGCAGTTTTCAAATGGGAGCAGCTCGCCTTTTAAGGCGATAGATTGCCAAGAGAATATTGCCTCTTATGACCCAAATGACAAGGCAGCCCAACCAGAAGGGTACGGAACGGATCACTATATCGAGCAAAATATAGCAATAGATTATAAAATACGTTTCCAAAATACAGGCACAGATACCGCTTTTAATATTGTTATATTGGATACCTTATCTAACTTAGTAGATATTGGCAGTTTGCAGATGGGAGCAAGTAGTCACGCCTACAATTGGGCAATAGAGGATGGAAATGTGTTGAAGGTGAGCTTTCCAAATATTTTACTGGTAGATAGCAATGCCAATGAACCCTTGTCGCACGGTTTTTTCCGTTATAGAATTGAGCAAAAAAACAATAACCCATTGGGAGCTATTATAGAAAATCAAGCGGCTATTTATTTTGATTATAATCCACCTATATACACCAATACGACCTTCCATACCATTGGTGAAAATTTTGTTACTTCTATTGTCGTTTCTGTCGATAATATCTATGAAGCCGAAGTAGAGGTCAGCGTTTTTCCAAATCCTTTTTCTGAATTCACAACACTAAAGGTAAAAGGGAAAGAATACCAACAACTAACATTGGAAGTTTTTGATCTAGCAGGGCGCAATATGACGGTAAATCAAAGAAAATTTAATAATCAAGTTCAACTATCCAAGGGAAATCTACCAACAGGGGTTTATTTTTATCAACTTAAAGGAGATGGGAAACTACTGAATACAGGAAAAATTGTTGTGCAGTAA
- the menC gene encoding o-succinylbenzoate synthase, which translates to MNLRQELFKQDISLKAIHLIQIDLPQKQQFTSGIGVRKSREALIVVWEDQNGVKGYGECSCRPDPYYSDEFTEGAISLVKKFIIPFLKKTQTFEEVFRLLNKIRGWNFTKAAIEAAALQVIEKNSGISPFDLMESEPMKEVPVGISLGLYTELDQMEEAVKGALETGYRRLKFKISPHVRTDFFEAVNPLLFEADTYISFDANGSFGEQDLDTLGYFVNTYDSMIEQPFAPSKFDTLLKGKEKFPSLFMCFDEELKSIGDLIKLHQLGVLDEVNLKVGRVGGILNSLEIIQYCATHNIPCWIGGMFETGIGRILNLRMAAYLPLARAHDLSPSDRYFLEDIIEPKVQMKDGKVVMASLKDCEINMDLVDKYTIAKHLLTI; encoded by the coding sequence ATGAATTTGAGACAAGAGCTATTTAAACAAGATATTTCGCTAAAGGCAATACATTTAATACAAATTGATTTGCCTCAAAAACAACAGTTTACATCTGGAATTGGTGTGCGTAAATCTAGAGAGGCATTAATTGTTGTTTGGGAAGATCAAAATGGTGTTAAGGGATATGGTGAGTGCTCCTGTAGACCCGATCCCTATTATTCAGATGAATTTACAGAAGGGGCAATTAGTCTTGTTAAGAAATTTATTATTCCATTTCTGAAAAAAACACAAACATTTGAAGAGGTTTTTCGCTTGCTGAACAAGATAAGAGGCTGGAATTTTACAAAAGCTGCGATTGAGGCTGCGGCCTTACAAGTGATTGAAAAAAACTCAGGAATATCTCCCTTTGACCTAATGGAGAGCGAACCAATGAAAGAGGTTCCTGTTGGTATTTCGCTCGGTTTATATACTGAGCTAGATCAGATGGAAGAGGCTGTAAAAGGAGCCTTAGAAACAGGTTATAGAAGATTAAAATTTAAAATATCTCCCCATGTAAGAACGGACTTTTTTGAGGCCGTTAACCCTTTATTGTTTGAAGCAGATACTTACATTAGTTTTGATGCCAATGGAAGTTTTGGCGAACAGGATTTAGACACCTTGGGGTATTTTGTGAATACCTATGACTCTATGATAGAGCAACCTTTTGCTCCAAGCAAGTTCGATACTTTACTCAAAGGCAAGGAGAAGTTTCCTTCTCTATTTATGTGTTTTGATGAAGAACTAAAATCAATAGGGGATCTTATTAAATTACATCAATTGGGTGTATTAGATGAAGTTAACCTAAAGGTAGGACGTGTAGGAGGAATTTTAAATAGTTTGGAGATTATCCAATATTGCGCAACGCACAATATCCCATGTTGGATTGGTGGTATGTTTGAAACAGGAATAGGGCGCATACTTAACTTAAGGATGGCGGCTTACCTTCCTTTGGCAAGAGCACACGATTTGAGTCCTTCTGATCGATATTTTTTAGAAGATATTATTGAGCCTAAAGTTCAAATGAAGGATGGAAAAGTAGTAATGGCAAGCCTAAAGGATTGTGAAATTAATATGGACTTGGTCGATAAATATACCATTGCTAAACATCTATTGACGATTTAA
- a CDS encoding transglutaminase-like domain-containing protein, with protein sequence MLATKNKTDRPENESENYLAETQILNFSNPLIQNLIHQKNWRKLDTVAKVKAIYNYVRDEILFGYNRSDSISATQVLADGYGQCNTKSSLLMALLRAVGVPNRIHGFTIDKALQKGAITGIWYLLAPKNILHSWVEVYVDGNWYFLEGVILDKPYLTALQTQNSACKTTFCGYGAYTDNFQNPAIDWNLNHTYIQEKGINQDFGLFDNPDEFYAQHQQKLGRIKAWMFQHIIRHKMNKNVQNIRNAKPFLPKSALL encoded by the coding sequence ATGTTAGCCACTAAAAACAAAACAGATCGCCCTGAAAATGAGAGCGAAAATTATCTAGCAGAAACCCAAATTCTTAACTTTTCAAATCCTCTTATTCAAAACCTAATCCATCAAAAAAATTGGAGGAAACTAGATACTGTCGCCAAAGTAAAGGCAATTTATAACTATGTGCGAGACGAAATCTTATTTGGATACAATCGTAGTGATAGCATTTCAGCTACTCAAGTTTTAGCAGATGGTTATGGTCAATGCAACACTAAATCAAGTTTACTAATGGCTTTGTTAAGAGCAGTAGGCGTTCCAAATAGAATTCATGGTTTTACGATTGACAAGGCCTTGCAAAAAGGGGCAATTACTGGAATATGGTATCTATTGGCGCCTAAAAATATTCTTCACAGTTGGGTCGAAGTTTATGTGGATGGGAATTGGTATTTTTTGGAAGGAGTCATTTTGGATAAGCCTTATCTTACTGCCCTCCAAACACAGAATAGTGCTTGTAAAACGACTTTTTGTGGTTATGGTGCTTATACCGATAATTTTCAAAATCCAGCCATTGATTGGAATTTAAATCATACCTATATTCAGGAGAAAGGAATCAACCAAGATTTTGGTTTATTTGACAACCCTGACGAATTTTATGCCCAACACCAGCAAAAATTAGGAAGAATAAAAGCATGGATGTTTCAGCATATTATTAGACACAAGATGAATAAAAATGTCCAAAACATTCGTAATGCTAAGCCTTTTTTGCCAAAGAGCGCTTTGTTATAA
- a CDS encoding helix-turn-helix transcriptional regulator, with the protein MEKVGQHELYIGQDWGLFWGTFRANVEHRHYAIQLSISCDAPIRVGTSNDKEREFEAVLIKSNVKHRLACEKKHLLLLFNPIGSIGHFLSQLNTNPIEEVQHDFVLPLKAALKRLAQHEDTFQAFLVNVEAQLVALSCTCEDERHFKDKRILKALLYLAEQRDRVVPLVEIAKVCHLSPSRFLHLFKQELGITYRRAQLWIKIQHSFPFLQHHTITETAYQFGFSDSAHYSKVFKQNFGLPPKLLK; encoded by the coding sequence TTTAGGGCTAATGTGGAGCATAGACATTATGCGATTCAATTGAGTATTTCTTGTGATGCGCCTATTCGAGTTGGTACAAGCAATGATAAAGAGCGTGAATTTGAAGCGGTTTTGATTAAAAGCAATGTAAAACATCGTTTAGCCTGCGAGAAAAAACATTTGTTGCTGCTGTTTAATCCTATTGGTTCAATAGGTCATTTTTTATCTCAACTCAATACCAATCCTATAGAAGAGGTGCAACATGATTTTGTTTTACCACTAAAAGCAGCCTTAAAGCGTTTAGCTCAGCATGAAGATACTTTTCAAGCATTTTTAGTCAACGTTGAAGCGCAATTGGTGGCGCTAAGTTGTACCTGCGAAGACGAACGTCATTTTAAAGATAAACGGATCCTAAAGGCCTTGTTGTACTTGGCTGAGCAGCGGGATCGTGTGGTTCCTTTGGTTGAAATTGCCAAAGTTTGCCATCTATCGCCCAGTCGTTTTTTGCATTTATTTAAGCAGGAATTAGGCATAACGTATAGAAGGGCGCAGTTATGGATAAAAATACAGCATTCGTTTCCCTTTCTTCAACATCATACCATTACCGAAACGGCTTATCAATTCGGTTTTTCAGATAGTGCCCACTATTCCAAAGTCTTTAAACAAAATTTTGGTTTGCCTCCTAAGTTGCTCAAATAA
- a CDS encoding N-acyl-D-amino-acid deacylase family protein gives MLDFYIKNATICTGRKETAQKGNVGIKDDRIVCIHYTDDDFIIPEANEIIEADGLLLTPGFIDPHASTGFGFFFPKAADHKLYQGITTEIFGNCGTSPAPIGKHLNKTMDRLSNEIGFPFEWRTTSEYFDQIKDNLQFNIATLVGHSTLRAGNMEDWHHLTPTQLEQMKTELAQAIDEGALGLSTGLIYAPGCFAEMDEIVELVKVVAQKGGVYASHIRNERDKVEEAVEEALSIGKKAGARVLISHVKAAEKENWGKMTKVLKQIEAFNSINELQAACDVYPYTAVSTKLRAFIPKPLLQDGIPAVAEKMKDPANVEAIAEWIRKKDYDLSRMLIISDDLKLYYNKTIAEIAKEYAITEAVAIARVLEASTETWVVYHCIDQADIDAAVMWSKAMICTDSWSYPINAPESIGQPHPRSYGAFTEYLERYVINEKMLGWEEAIHKITYLPAEFFQLKDRGLIEEGYFADLVLLDPNEVKANATYLAPRVLSSGVKHLWVNGGHIIQQGEMQDCSPGKVLTLNN, from the coding sequence ATGTTAGATTTTTATATAAAAAATGCGACAATTTGCACTGGACGAAAAGAAACCGCCCAAAAAGGAAATGTAGGCATTAAAGACGATAGAATTGTTTGCATTCATTATACGGACGATGATTTTATCATTCCTGAAGCCAACGAAATAATAGAAGCAGATGGATTGTTGTTAACGCCTGGTTTTATTGACCCTCACGCTTCTACAGGCTTTGGTTTTTTCTTTCCTAAAGCTGCCGACCATAAATTATATCAAGGAATTACAACGGAAATATTTGGCAACTGTGGCACATCACCTGCTCCAATCGGTAAGCATTTAAACAAAACAATGGATCGGTTGTCGAATGAAATCGGATTTCCATTTGAGTGGAGGACAACTTCCGAGTATTTTGATCAGATAAAGGACAATCTACAATTTAATATTGCGACTTTAGTAGGACATAGTACGCTTAGGGCTGGTAATATGGAAGATTGGCACCATTTAACGCCAACGCAATTGGAGCAGATGAAAACAGAACTTGCGCAAGCCATTGACGAAGGAGCATTGGGCCTGTCAACAGGGCTAATTTATGCACCTGGTTGTTTTGCAGAAATGGATGAAATCGTAGAATTGGTTAAAGTTGTTGCTCAAAAGGGGGGAGTGTACGCTTCTCATATTCGAAATGAAAGAGATAAGGTTGAAGAAGCGGTTGAAGAGGCCTTAAGCATTGGAAAAAAGGCAGGGGCTCGTGTTTTGATCAGTCATGTCAAAGCTGCTGAAAAAGAAAATTGGGGTAAAATGACTAAGGTATTGAAACAAATAGAGGCGTTTAATAGTATTAATGAATTACAAGCAGCTTGTGATGTATATCCATATACAGCTGTGTCCACTAAACTTCGTGCTTTCATTCCTAAACCACTATTACAAGATGGAATTCCTGCGGTAGCAGAAAAAATGAAAGATCCTGCCAATGTGGAAGCTATTGCAGAATGGATCAGAAAGAAAGATTATGATCTTTCTCGGATGTTAATCATTTCAGATGATTTAAAACTATACTACAATAAAACCATCGCCGAAATTGCTAAAGAATATGCAATTACAGAAGCAGTAGCGATTGCTAGAGTCTTAGAAGCTAGTACAGAAACTTGGGTTGTTTACCATTGTATTGATCAAGCGGATATAGATGCTGCGGTTATGTGGTCAAAGGCGATGATTTGTACTGATTCTTGGAGCTATCCAATCAATGCTCCAGAAAGTATTGGGCAGCCTCATCCAAGGTCTTATGGGGCATTTACGGAATACTTAGAGCGTTATGTTATTAATGAAAAAATGTTGGGTTGGGAAGAGGCCATTCACAAAATTACTTACCTGCCTGCTGAGTTTTTCCAATTAAAGGATAGAGGTCTCATTGAAGAAGGTTATTTCGCAGATTTGGTGCTGTTAGATCCTAATGAGGTGAAAGCGAATGCAACCTATCTTGCTCCTCGTGTACTCTCCTCAGGTGTTAAACATTTGTGGGTGAATGGAGGGCATATCATTCAACAGGGAGAAATGCAAGATTGTAGCCCAGGAAAAGTATTAACCTTAAACAATTAG